A genomic window from Streptomyces mirabilis includes:
- a CDS encoding ABC transporter permease has product MIGAQAALETKMLLRNGEQLLLTVIIPTLLLVLFSSVDIIDTGKGKSVDFLAPGILALAVMSTAFTGQAIATGFERRYGVLKRLAASPLPRWGLMTAKTASVLVTEVLQVVLLTAIAFSLGWSPHGNPLSVLLLLVLGTAAFSGLGLLMAGTLKAEATLAAANLVFLLLLVGGGVIVPMDKFPAGAQDVLGLLPVSALSDGLRDVLQHGAGLPWRDLGILAVWAVVGLGAAGKFFRWE; this is encoded by the coding sequence ATGATCGGCGCGCAGGCCGCGCTCGAGACGAAGATGCTGCTCCGCAACGGTGAGCAGCTCCTCCTCACGGTGATCATCCCGACACTCCTGCTGGTCCTGTTCAGCTCGGTCGACATCATCGACACCGGCAAGGGCAAGTCGGTCGACTTCCTGGCCCCCGGCATCCTGGCACTCGCCGTGATGTCGACCGCGTTCACCGGACAGGCCATCGCCACCGGCTTCGAGCGGCGCTACGGGGTCCTGAAGCGGCTCGCCGCCTCCCCGCTGCCCCGCTGGGGCCTGATGACCGCGAAGACGGCGTCCGTGCTGGTCACGGAGGTCCTCCAGGTCGTCCTGCTGACGGCGATCGCCTTCTCGCTGGGCTGGTCGCCGCACGGCAACCCGCTGTCCGTCCTGCTCCTGCTGGTCCTCGGCACGGCCGCCTTCTCGGGCCTGGGCCTGCTGATGGCCGGCACGCTCAAGGCGGAGGCGACGCTCGCCGCCGCGAACCTGGTCTTCCTGCTGCTGCTCGTGGGCGGCGGTGTGATCGTCCCGATGGACAAGTTCCCGGCGGGCGCCCAGGACGTGCTCGGCCTGCTGCCCGTCTCGGCGCTCTCGGACGGGCTGCGGGACGTCCTCCAGCACGGGGCGGGCCTGCCGTGGCGCGACCTCGGGATCCTGGCCGTGTGGGCGGTCGTGGGCCTGGGAGCGGCGGGCAAGTTCTTCCGCTGGGAGTGA